One genomic segment of Desulforamulus reducens MI-1 includes these proteins:
- the purF gene encoding amidophosphoribosyltransferase — translation MFNEIGTILWSDKPVEECGVFGIFAPGLDVARLTYYGLHALQHRGQESAGIAVADGSQIELQKGMGLVPEVFSGHSLDKFSGFAAIGHVRYSTTGASSPLNAQPLVFRYAKGMLGLAHNGNLTNVADLRAQLASTGSVFQSTTDSEVLVNLIARYNANSVEEALMKCMIDVKGAYALLIITEDTLYAARDPYGLRPLCLGRLGEGYVVASESCALTTVGATFVRDVEPGEIIRIDRGGLTTTHGLTAQCPAHCIFEYIYFARPDSTMDGFNVNKVRREMGRQLAREYLVDADIVIPVPDSGTAAARGYAEESGIPFEEGLMKNRYIGRTFIQPTQEMRELGVRMKLNPIREVLQGKRVVMVDDSIVRGTTSQKLVAMLREAGAKEVHMVISSPPVLRACYYGIDTSNEQELIAAQKSPEEICQSIEADGLHYLSLEGLLDIFAPKEKNFCTACFNGIYPVEVPKQTQGGKFSLE, via the coding sequence ATGTTTAATGAAATAGGTACGATCCTTTGGTCCGATAAGCCAGTGGAAGAATGTGGTGTGTTTGGCATTTTTGCTCCTGGGTTGGATGTGGCTCGTTTAACTTACTACGGGCTTCACGCCCTGCAGCATAGGGGACAGGAAAGTGCCGGTATTGCGGTGGCCGATGGAAGTCAGATTGAACTTCAAAAGGGAATGGGGCTGGTACCGGAAGTTTTTTCGGGGCATAGTCTGGATAAATTCTCGGGCTTTGCTGCCATTGGACATGTACGCTATTCCACCACTGGCGCCAGTTCTCCCCTTAACGCCCAGCCCCTGGTGTTTCGTTACGCCAAGGGGATGTTGGGGTTGGCGCATAATGGAAACCTCACCAATGTGGCGGACCTGCGAGCTCAATTGGCCTCCACTGGTTCGGTCTTTCAATCCACCACTGACAGTGAGGTGCTGGTGAACTTGATTGCCCGGTATAATGCTAACAGCGTGGAAGAAGCTCTGATGAAATGCATGATTGATGTTAAAGGGGCCTATGCATTGCTAATTATCACCGAGGATACTTTATATGCTGCACGGGATCCCTACGGTCTCAGGCCCCTTTGTTTGGGTCGTCTGGGCGAAGGCTATGTGGTAGCCTCGGAATCCTGTGCCCTTACCACTGTGGGGGCCACCTTTGTCCGAGATGTAGAACCCGGCGAAATTATTCGTATTGATCGTGGGGGATTAACCACAACCCACGGCCTGACAGCACAATGCCCGGCCCATTGTATTTTTGAATATATTTACTTTGCCCGGCCCGATAGCACAATGGATGGCTTTAACGTGAATAAGGTGCGCCGAGAGATGGGGCGTCAATTGGCCCGGGAATACTTGGTGGATGCAGATATTGTCATACCAGTACCGGATTCAGGTACCGCAGCGGCTAGGGGTTATGCCGAAGAGTCGGGGATACCCTTCGAAGAGGGGCTAATGAAAAACCGCTATATTGGCCGGACCTTTATTCAGCCTACCCAAGAAATGCGGGAATTGGGAGTGCGCATGAAGTTAAACCCCATTCGTGAGGTGTTGCAGGGCAAACGTGTGGTGATGGTGGATGACTCCATAGTGCGGGGTACCACCAGTCAAAAGCTTGTAGCCATGCTGCGGGAGGCCGGAGCCAAGGAAGTTCATATGGTCATTAGTTCACCGCCAGTTCTTCGGGCTTGCTATTACGGTATTGATACTTCCAACGAACAAGAATTGATTGCAGCCCAAAAGTCTCCAGAGGAAATCTGCCAGAGCATCGAGGCAGATGGCTTACACTATTTAAGCCTGGAGGGGTTGTTGGATATCTTTGCACCCAAGGAAAAGAACTTCTGTACCGCATGTTTCAACGGCATTTACCCGGTGGAAGTGCCCAAACAGACGCAGGGCGGTAAGTTCAGTCTGGAATAA
- the purL gene encoding phosphoribosylformylglycinamidine synthase subunit PurL, whose protein sequence is MIVEEKVWREMGLTDSEYERIVEILGRHPNYVEVGIFAVMWSEHCSYKTSRPALKTLPTEGPAILQGPGENAGIVDIGDGQAVVFKIESHNHPSAIEPYQGAATGVGGILRDIFTMGARPIAVLDSLRFGELDNPRVRYLFDGVVSGISGYGNCIGVPTVGGEVYFSDSYEENCLVNVMCVGLIDQKDIKKGLAAGVGNPVMVVGAKTGRDGIHGATFASEELSEAAAERRPAVQVGDPFMEKLLLEACLEVIKTGYVVGIQDMGAAGLTSSSCEMASRAGTGLEMDLALVPRREEGMTPYELMLSESQERMLLVVEKGTEDKVKDIFAKWDLDCVVVGQVTDDGLLRLKEGDQVVAEMPAKALTDEAPLYHRPTEVPAYLEDIHNFPLEQLNMPDDYNEVLLKLLATPNIASKEYVYRQYDHMVGLNTVVLPGSDAAVLRVKGTKKGIAMTTDCNGRFCYLDPKTGAAIAVAEAARNLVCSGAKPLAITNCLNFGNPEKPEVMWTFWRCIEGMGEACRVLETPVTGGNVSLYNETKGSAVYPTPTIGMVGLVEDLDKVCTQDFKTEGDAIFLIGENLPELGGSEYLKVHHGLEKGKAPVLDLALEKKIQQFVLNEIKNGLIKSAHDCSEGGLAVALAECCIAGGLGADITMVRRFRGDALLFGESQSRIVISLDRSKGVELVKKLVDAGVPYSQLGTVGGNSLVINVVNPGCTGCGGNLINLSVSKLAETWRGAIECLMK, encoded by the coding sequence ATGATAGTGGAGGAAAAGGTTTGGCGGGAGATGGGCCTGACTGACTCTGAGTATGAAAGGATCGTAGAGATTCTGGGTCGCCACCCTAACTATGTAGAAGTTGGTATATTTGCCGTTATGTGGTCGGAACACTGCAGTTACAAAACTTCCCGGCCAGCCTTGAAAACGCTCCCCACCGAGGGACCGGCCATTCTGCAGGGACCCGGCGAAAATGCTGGTATTGTTGACATTGGCGATGGACAAGCTGTTGTCTTTAAAATAGAAAGTCATAACCACCCTTCAGCCATTGAGCCCTATCAAGGTGCGGCCACCGGTGTGGGTGGAATTTTACGGGATATCTTTACCATGGGTGCCAGGCCCATTGCCGTGTTAGACAGTCTGCGTTTTGGTGAACTGGATAACCCCCGGGTACGCTACCTTTTTGATGGTGTAGTATCTGGTATCAGCGGCTACGGCAACTGTATCGGTGTGCCTACGGTGGGTGGTGAAGTATATTTCTCAGATAGCTATGAAGAAAACTGTCTGGTAAATGTCATGTGTGTGGGCTTAATTGACCAGAAGGATATTAAAAAAGGTCTGGCCGCCGGAGTTGGTAACCCGGTCATGGTGGTTGGTGCCAAAACCGGCCGTGATGGTATACATGGGGCCACCTTTGCCTCGGAAGAATTGTCTGAAGCAGCTGCAGAAAGGCGTCCTGCTGTGCAGGTAGGGGACCCTTTTATGGAAAAACTTCTTTTAGAAGCTTGTCTGGAGGTTATTAAAACCGGTTATGTGGTAGGTATTCAGGATATGGGTGCTGCGGGATTAACCAGTTCTTCCTGTGAAATGGCCAGCCGGGCTGGTACTGGACTGGAGATGGATTTAGCCCTGGTACCCCGCCGGGAAGAGGGAATGACCCCCTATGAGCTAATGCTGTCGGAATCCCAGGAGCGGATGCTGCTGGTGGTTGAAAAGGGTACCGAGGATAAAGTAAAAGATATCTTTGCAAAATGGGACCTGGACTGCGTGGTGGTGGGGCAGGTTACAGACGATGGACTGCTGCGCCTGAAGGAAGGGGATCAGGTGGTGGCAGAGATGCCTGCCAAAGCCCTGACAGACGAAGCACCGCTATATCACCGGCCCACCGAAGTACCTGCTTATTTAGAAGACATTCATAATTTTCCGCTGGAGCAGCTTAATATGCCCGATGACTATAATGAAGTGCTGCTAAAGCTGCTGGCGACCCCTAACATTGCCAGCAAAGAATACGTCTACCGACAATATGACCATATGGTGGGTCTCAATACTGTTGTCCTGCCTGGCTCTGATGCCGCGGTATTACGGGTCAAGGGGACCAAAAAGGGCATTGCCATGACCACCGATTGCAACGGTCGCTTTTGCTATCTGGACCCAAAAACCGGCGCAGCCATTGCCGTGGCTGAGGCAGCCCGCAACTTAGTTTGTTCCGGGGCAAAACCCCTGGCTATTACTAACTGCCTCAATTTTGGTAATCCGGAAAAGCCGGAAGTCATGTGGACCTTCTGGCGCTGCATCGAAGGAATGGGAGAGGCTTGCCGAGTACTGGAAACTCCCGTGACTGGAGGTAACGTAAGTTTATACAATGAAACAAAGGGCAGTGCCGTTTATCCCACCCCTACCATTGGTATGGTGGGCTTGGTGGAAGATTTGGACAAGGTATGTACCCAGGATTTTAAGACAGAGGGAGACGCCATTTTCTTGATTGGTGAAAACCTTCCAGAGCTAGGCGGTAGTGAATATCTAAAGGTGCATCATGGATTGGAAAAGGGTAAGGCACCGGTACTGGACCTGGCATTAGAAAAGAAAATTCAGCAGTTTGTACTGAATGAAATAAAGAACGGTTTGATTAAATCTGCCCATGACTGTTCCGAAGGCGGCTTGGCTGTGGCCTTGGCTGAGTGTTGCATTGCCGGCGGTTTGGGAGCGGATATCACAATGGTACGCAGATTCAGAGGGGACGCTCTACTTTTTGGGGAAAGCCAGTCCCGCATTGTGATCTCCCTCGACCGCAGCAAAGGTGTGGAATTGGTTAAAAAGCTGGTGGATGCCGGAGTACCCTACAGCCAGTTGGGAACCGTGGGAGGCAATTCATTGGTCATCAATGTTGTAAATCCTGGTTGCACCGGTTGCGGCGGCAATTTGATAAATCTATCCGTGTCCAAGCTGGCAGAAACCTGGCGGGGGGCGATTGAATGTTTAATGAAATAG
- the purQ gene encoding phosphoribosylformylglycinamidine synthase subunit PurQ has translation MKFGVVVFPGSNCDADCLHAIKTVTGQPVDYIWHKSGSVDGYDCIVLPGGFSYGDYLRCGAVARFSPVMSPVIEFARRGGLVLGICNGFQVLTEAGLLPGALHRNKNLSFLCHDTYLRVENDISPFTSLASRGSVIKVPIAHGEGNYFADSDTVRRLEENNQVVFRYCDYNGEITQGVNPNGSVNNIAGICNEQGNVLGMMPHPERCAEEILGNIDGQLIFKSLLETWQRRCG, from the coding sequence GTGAAATTTGGAGTGGTGGTTTTTCCTGGCTCCAATTGTGACGCCGATTGCCTGCATGCCATTAAAACTGTTACCGGGCAGCCGGTGGATTACATTTGGCACAAGTCTGGCAGCGTGGATGGTTATGACTGCATCGTGCTGCCTGGGGGATTCTCCTATGGAGATTATTTGCGATGCGGCGCTGTGGCAAGGTTTTCCCCTGTGATGTCACCGGTTATTGAATTTGCCCGCAGGGGTGGACTGGTGCTGGGAATTTGCAATGGATTTCAGGTTTTGACCGAAGCAGGTCTTTTACCCGGAGCCCTACATCGAAATAAAAATTTATCTTTCCTTTGTCATGACACCTATTTAAGGGTGGAGAATGATATTTCTCCCTTTACTTCATTGGCCAGCCGGGGTAGTGTTATTAAGGTTCCCATTGCCCATGGTGAGGGAAATTATTTTGCGGATTCAGACACGGTCCGTCGTTTAGAAGAAAATAATCAGGTTGTGTTCCGTTATTGTGATTACAATGGCGAAATTACACAGGGAGTCAATCCCAATGGTTCTGTAAACAACATTGCTGGTATTTGCAATGAGCAGGGCAATGTGCTGGGCATGATGCCCCACCCGGAACGCTGTGCCGAAGAAATACTGGGTAATATTGATGGACAACTGATTTTTAAATCCTTGCTGGAAACCTGGCAGAGGAGGTGTGGCTAA
- the purS gene encoding phosphoribosylformylglycinamidine synthase subunit PurS: MFQAKIYVTLRKSVLDPQGNVVRKSLCALGYSNVPEVRIGRYMVVDIEITDRAEAEKQVRDMCDKLLVNPVIEDYTFELVEV; this comes from the coding sequence GTGTTTCAAGCAAAGATTTACGTTACCCTTAGGAAAAGTGTATTGGACCCCCAGGGAAATGTAGTGCGTAAATCCCTTTGTGCCCTGGGCTATTCCAATGTTCCTGAAGTACGTATTGGACGTTATATGGTGGTTGATATAGAAATCACTGACAGGGCTGAAGCAGAAAAACAGGTACGTGATATGTGTGATAAATTGCTGGTTAATCCGGTAATTGAAGACTATACATTTGAACTGGTGGAGGTGTAA
- the purC gene encoding phosphoribosylaminoimidazolesuccinocarboxamide synthase, which translates to MEKLEMIYEGKAKKVYRTDNPDFYWVEYKDDATAFNGQKKGTIDNKGVVNNKVSAVFFKLMESKGITTHFVELVNDREMIVKALDIIKVEVVVRNIVAGTLAKRVGLPEGTILPKTVLEYYYKDDNLGDPLINASHIAALDLATPEQMAFIKETALKVNDIMREYLAPVNIDLIDYKLEFGLHKGQVLLGDEISPDTCRFWDKTTGEKLDKDRFRRDLGNVEGAYQEVLRRLTGEA; encoded by the coding sequence ATGGAAAAGTTAGAAATGATTTATGAAGGTAAAGCAAAAAAGGTTTATCGTACCGATAATCCTGATTTTTACTGGGTTGAGTATAAAGATGATGCCACTGCCTTTAATGGGCAAAAGAAAGGTACCATTGATAACAAAGGTGTCGTTAACAACAAAGTTTCAGCAGTTTTTTTTAAACTTATGGAGAGCAAAGGCATTACTACTCATTTTGTTGAGCTGGTAAACGACCGTGAAATGATTGTTAAGGCCCTGGATATTATCAAAGTAGAAGTTGTGGTCCGTAATATTGTGGCCGGCACCCTGGCAAAAAGAGTGGGACTTCCGGAAGGAACCATTCTGCCGAAAACAGTTCTTGAATATTATTATAAGGATGACAACTTGGGCGACCCTTTAATTAACGCCTCACATATTGCAGCCTTGGACCTGGCAACCCCGGAGCAAATGGCTTTTATCAAAGAAACTGCCCTGAAAGTAAATGACATTATGCGAGAATACTTAGCCCCTGTTAACATTGACCTCATTGACTACAAATTAGAATTCGGACTTCATAAAGGTCAAGTTTTGCTGGGTGATGAAATATCTCCGGACACCTGCCGTTTCTGGGATAAAACCACCGGAGAAAAATTGGATAAAGATCGCTTCCGCCGGGACTTGGGCAACGTGGAAGGAGCTTACCAGGAAGTACTGCGCCGCTTAACCGGAGAAGCCTAA